In Fibrobacter sp. UWR3, a single window of DNA contains:
- a CDS encoding glycogen synthase yields the protein MRILVVSPEAGNWLVPSPLTTAVNRLADAFAQAGVNVVTCSPFYKNHLQNPENYKCVFRGTERLQGKVYEIWKSETDPLHTYIYNEEYFGRPYVYGPPKDVPYGDNHLRFAFLASACLSYAIESKTEFQAILGHEWGGALAGALAHNTYKEEFGDVPFFFTVHNITYDFHVRSEEIEKIGLPRERYNMDGYEFWGKVSLLKAGICFAEKVLFPSPGYRDAMLNTNLPGGLSGFLNHNADKLIGVQFGVSYRVWDFNREEQLPIKEAKHRARLALQEQLHVDFGSKLVLYVHLDEEAGNTSETLATILADITKQDVFIVVGISPEDPEWNFYQDVSKQYPDIMHVMPIDRETENVRPLKEVLAGSDILFAANLREPSTSIILKALACGTLPLTGFNVGVATMLDDYTPETAGRANAFLVEDANAPHQMLRRLKDAFHVYKNEVADWDKAVVNAYSGFHYEWARTISKYLLILGELGL from the coding sequence ATGAGAATTCTGGTCGTCAGTCCAGAAGCGGGCAATTGGCTAGTGCCCAGTCCGCTCACCACGGCAGTCAACCGACTTGCCGACGCATTCGCCCAGGCCGGGGTGAATGTTGTTACCTGTTCCCCGTTTTACAAGAACCATTTACAGAATCCGGAAAACTACAAGTGCGTTTTCCGCGGGACGGAGCGCCTTCAGGGCAAGGTTTACGAAATATGGAAATCCGAGACCGACCCGCTGCACACCTATATCTATAACGAGGAATACTTCGGCAGGCCCTACGTCTACGGCCCTCCTAAAGACGTCCCCTACGGCGACAACCACCTCCGGTTCGCCTTCCTCGCTTCGGCCTGCCTGAGCTACGCCATCGAGTCCAAGACCGAATTCCAGGCAATTCTCGGGCACGAATGGGGCGGAGCACTCGCCGGAGCACTCGCGCACAACACCTACAAGGAAGAATTCGGCGACGTGCCGTTCTTCTTTACCGTCCACAACATCACCTACGACTTCCACGTGAGGTCCGAGGAAATCGAGAAGATCGGCCTCCCGCGCGAAAGGTACAACATGGACGGCTACGAGTTCTGGGGCAAGGTAAGCCTCCTCAAGGCGGGCATCTGCTTTGCCGAGAAGGTCCTGTTCCCCTCGCCCGGCTACCGCGACGCGATGCTCAACACGAACCTGCCCGGCGGACTCAGCGGCTTTTTGAACCACAACGCCGACAAGCTTATCGGCGTCCAGTTCGGTGTAAGTTACCGGGTATGGGACTTCAACCGCGAAGAACAGCTCCCCATCAAGGAAGCGAAACACAGGGCCAGGCTTGCGCTGCAAGAGCAACTCCACGTGGACTTCGGGTCGAAGTTGGTCCTCTACGTGCACCTCGACGAAGAAGCGGGCAACACCTCCGAGACGCTCGCGACAATCCTCGCCGACATCACGAAGCAGGACGTGTTTATCGTCGTGGGCATCTCGCCTGAAGACCCGGAATGGAATTTCTACCAGGACGTGTCGAAGCAGTACCCCGACATCATGCACGTGATGCCCATCGACCGCGAGACCGAGAACGTCCGACCGCTCAAGGAGGTCCTCGCCGGTTCCGACATCCTGTTTGCCGCAAACCTGCGTGAACCGTCCACATCGATTATCCTCAAGGCGCTCGCCTGCGGAACACTCCCGCTTACCGGATTCAATGTCGGCGTAGCCACAATGCTCGACGACTACACTCCCGAAACGGCAGGCCGCGCAAACGCATTCCTCGTCGAAGACGCGAACGCTCCGCACCAGATGCTGCGCAGGCTCAAGGACGCGTTCCACGTGTACAAGAACGAAGTCGCCGACTGGGACAAGGCGGTGGTGAACGCCTACAGCGGATTCCACTACGAGTGGGCACGCACAATTTCAAAATATTTGCTAATATTGGGCGAACTGGGGCTTTAG
- a CDS encoding NAD(P)/FAD-dependent oxidoreductase → MLDSRYDVVVIGAGPGGSVAARNLARAGHKVLLLEKRERIGFPVRCGEASTTLADLQTYGPIDESCIESIINGLYIYGPNGVNIEVPKPNTGIMLNREIFDPWLAKLAADDGAQVETCARAEFVGDVQGDTRMVRVVLGKGNGDGSVTETGTQEIFAKMVIAADGVESRIGRMVGLKSAQDPRETCTGVDIQVQGILTKPDYLTFWQGHDFINDGYIWSFPKQKSNVTNFGAGFLAAGKHAGNILEITMEWLEKLFPGAKINHTVGGLVPVSSTLRDYTLDRLALVGDAAHHTNPLTGGGIAAAMRAGRFCADYVDMGLRATSGEAAALSRNFLKQYEKRCYEYFGKTHDFEYKFRRFLLAINREDQIGLYKVLQGFALSGYKKSAFLKTPVQTAKYLYKFWKFK, encoded by the coding sequence ATGCTTGATTCCCGTTACGATGTCGTGGTGATTGGCGCAGGGCCCGGCGGCTCCGTTGCCGCAAGGAACTTAGCACGGGCGGGGCACAAGGTATTGCTCCTCGAGAAGCGCGAACGCATCGGCTTCCCGGTACGGTGCGGGGAGGCGAGCACTACGCTGGCCGACCTCCAGACATACGGCCCCATCGACGAGAGCTGCATCGAGAGCATCATCAACGGGCTCTACATTTACGGCCCGAACGGCGTGAACATCGAAGTCCCGAAACCGAACACGGGCATCATGCTCAACCGCGAAATCTTTGACCCGTGGCTCGCAAAGCTTGCTGCCGACGACGGCGCCCAGGTAGAGACCTGCGCACGCGCCGAATTCGTGGGCGATGTTCAGGGCGACACCCGCATGGTGCGAGTCGTGCTCGGGAAGGGCAACGGCGACGGTAGCGTGACCGAAACGGGCACGCAGGAAATTTTTGCGAAGATGGTCATCGCGGCCGACGGCGTGGAAAGCCGCATCGGGCGCATGGTGGGCCTCAAGAGCGCACAGGACCCGCGCGAGACATGCACGGGAGTCGACATCCAGGTGCAGGGAATCTTGACCAAGCCCGACTACCTCACCTTCTGGCAGGGACACGACTTTATCAACGACGGCTACATCTGGAGTTTCCCGAAGCAGAAGTCGAACGTCACGAACTTCGGCGCAGGGTTCCTCGCCGCGGGCAAGCATGCGGGCAACATTCTCGAAATCACGATGGAATGGCTCGAGAAGCTCTTCCCGGGGGCAAAAATCAACCATACCGTAGGCGGGCTCGTGCCTGTTTCCAGCACGCTCAGGGACTACACGCTCGACCGCCTGGCCCTCGTGGGCGACGCCGCCCACCACACCAACCCGCTCACGGGTGGTGGCATCGCTGCCGCGATGAGGGCCGGCCGATTCTGCGCCGACTACGTGGACATGGGCCTCAGGGCAACCTCCGGCGAGGCTGCGGCACTCAGCCGCAACTTCCTCAAGCAGTACGAAAAGCGCTGCTACGAGTACTTCGGCAAGACGCACGATTTCGAGTACAAGTTCCGCAGGTTCCTGCTCGCCATCAATCGCGAAGACCAGATTGGCCTCTACAAGGTACTGCAAGGGTTCGCCCTGAGCGGGTACAAGAAGAGCGCCTTCCTCAAGACGCCCGTCCAGACCGCCAAATACCTGTACAAGTTCTGGAAGTTCAAGTAG
- the opgC gene encoding OpgC domain-containing protein has protein sequence MRIRALDSIRGLLLLQMTLDHFGRPISYYLYQCFGFFSAAEGFFFLSGFVGMLAATSKGVKDPKQSWMRWRAFKTWRYHIVTLVSLCLAAWLFLPRVGYLFESIYSHPASGSAFSLLLANTPEYLDVLPLYVIFLLAGSFVFPLFTRAARKRQVLCLWLPALALWIAAQFGLRDACNGIFPQWIHHGDFDPFGWQFVYFSGAATASWWRIARRDESAGNALAVNAVRRATPAIIVLLVFCFLWSHQFIALAEPASFWTSKVHVGPLRFANFFTFMLLICAVVRRWPALLDFRATNVMGRHSLDVYTAHIVLIYLWMATPGTVRYHGPWNVLVPVVACVLLWALAKAREPRAP, from the coding sequence GTGAGAATCAGGGCGCTTGACTCGATCCGCGGTCTTCTGCTGTTGCAGATGACCCTCGACCATTTCGGAAGGCCCATATCGTACTACCTGTACCAGTGCTTCGGCTTCTTCAGTGCGGCCGAAGGCTTTTTTTTCCTGTCGGGATTCGTCGGGATGCTTGCCGCCACAAGCAAGGGAGTGAAGGACCCGAAGCAGTCCTGGATGCGTTGGCGTGCGTTCAAGACGTGGCGCTACCACATCGTGACGCTTGTGTCGCTTTGCCTGGCAGCGTGGCTGTTCCTGCCGCGAGTGGGCTACCTGTTCGAATCCATCTACAGCCACCCCGCATCGGGAAGCGCGTTCAGCCTCCTGCTCGCAAATACACCCGAGTATCTCGACGTGCTGCCGCTGTACGTGATTTTCCTTCTGGCGGGTTCGTTCGTGTTCCCGCTGTTTACGCGGGCGGCGCGCAAGCGGCAGGTGCTGTGCCTCTGGCTCCCCGCCCTCGCGCTCTGGATTGCGGCGCAGTTCGGGCTCCGCGACGCGTGTAACGGTATCTTCCCGCAGTGGATACACCACGGGGACTTCGACCCGTTCGGCTGGCAGTTCGTGTACTTCTCGGGAGCGGCGACCGCCTCCTGGTGGCGCATCGCCCGCAGGGACGAATCCGCCGGCAACGCGCTCGCCGTAAACGCGGTCCGGCGAGCAACCCCCGCAATCATCGTGCTTCTCGTTTTCTGCTTCCTCTGGTCGCACCAGTTTATCGCCCTCGCGGAGCCGGCCAGTTTCTGGACCAGCAAGGTGCACGTCGGCCCGCTCCGCTTCGCGAACTTCTTTACCTTCATGCTCTTGATATGTGCGGTTGTGCGCAGGTGGCCCGCCCTGCTCGACTTCAGGGCGACCAACGTGATGGGGCGGCATAGCCTGGACGTCTATACCGCGCACATCGTGCTCATTTATCTCTGGATGGCGACCCCCGGAACGGTCCGTTACCACGGGCCGTGGAACGTCCTTGTCCCGGTCGTCGCGTGCGTGTTGCTGTGGGCACTCGCGAAGGCCCGCGAACCGCGGGCACCCTGA
- a CDS encoding lipoprotein produces MKKIFLAALAVSVAFALSGCKGANEKRGDEHLENQRYRNAINSYLDALKKGKVSDEFYDNFTLALVRGANIEAKSNINSDLISGYFDKAATNISKVQKPEVIEEFVTSYATIGKQQAAQQGLDYGSTLQAFAKIDTALSIAKRMNVGEASVKTIRTEAENLYVGPALAEANDETDPVVCEYYLLRIAEIAPENADVKAALNKSRKGTRGYFLIFGENIPDPSGKNRVDKWGYVMALPTIKITPTSLSGELQFWASTGNNTVLDPANITLVSTEGKSVNAKAGTGWCEAEVLVGKKGDEKIEKKRQNLKAGEKGKLMNEFQCGLNVTFNFEKGFVPDYIQYKDEFGIGKKFLGQ; encoded by the coding sequence ATGAAGAAAATTTTTCTTGCCGCTTTAGCCGTGTCGGTCGCCTTTGCGCTCTCCGGCTGTAAGGGTGCCAACGAAAAGCGTGGCGACGAACACCTGGAAAACCAGCGTTACAGGAACGCCATCAACTCCTACCTGGATGCCCTCAAGAAGGGTAAAGTCTCTGACGAGTTCTATGACAACTTCACGCTCGCCCTAGTGCGCGGCGCGAACATCGAAGCCAAGAGCAACATCAACAGCGACCTTATCAGCGGTTACTTCGACAAGGCCGCCACCAACATTTCCAAGGTGCAGAAGCCCGAAGTGATTGAAGAATTCGTGACGAGCTACGCTACCATTGGTAAGCAGCAGGCTGCCCAGCAGGGACTGGACTACGGTTCTACCCTTCAGGCGTTCGCAAAGATCGACACTGCGCTCTCCATCGCGAAGAGGATGAACGTGGGTGAGGCCTCCGTGAAGACCATCCGTACCGAAGCAGAAAACCTCTATGTCGGACCGGCCCTCGCCGAAGCGAACGATGAAACCGATCCGGTGGTTTGCGAATACTACCTGCTCCGCATTGCCGAAATCGCTCCGGAAAATGCCGACGTGAAGGCTGCGCTCAACAAGAGCCGCAAGGGCACGCGTGGCTACTTCCTCATCTTCGGCGAAAACATTCCCGACCCGTCCGGCAAGAACCGCGTGGACAAGTGGGGCTACGTGATGGCTCTCCCGACCATCAAGATTACCCCGACTTCCTTGAGCGGCGAACTGCAGTTCTGGGCATCGACCGGCAACAACACCGTGCTCGACCCGGCTAACATCACGCTCGTCTCTACCGAGGGCAAGTCCGTCAACGCCAAGGCCGGTACCGGCTGGTGCGAAGCCGAAGTGCTCGTGGGCAAGAAGGGCGACGAAAAGATCGAGAAGAAGCGCCAGAACCTCAAGGCCGGCGAAAAGGGCAAGCTGATGAACGAATTCCAGTGTGGCCTGAACGTGACCTTCAACTTTGAGAAGGGCTTCGTTCCGGACTACATCCAGTACAAGGATGAATTCGGCATCGGCAAGAAGTTCCTCGGTCAGTAA
- the coaE gene encoding dephospho-CoA kinase (Dephospho-CoA kinase (CoaE) performs the final step in coenzyme A biosynthesis.) has product MKKIGITGSIGSGKSFVGSLLRERGYMVLDADRQVHELYRTSAPLRASIAQAFGAESLTPEGVDRKYLARLIFKDDSARERLENLVYPYLTKSVGDFLMSEIPGGSGVKFVEAALFSRTPEIVAMLDEIWIVKAPEDVRLRRLIARELGEEDARLRIQNQRGVCDESLFPGKCVRVLENAEGKPAIVNQLDQLLL; this is encoded by the coding sequence ATGAAAAAAATCGGCATCACGGGTTCCATCGGGTCGGGCAAGTCCTTTGTGGGCTCGCTCCTGCGGGAACGTGGCTATATGGTGCTCGATGCCGACAGGCAGGTGCATGAACTGTACCGCACGAGCGCTCCCCTGCGGGCTTCCATTGCGCAGGCGTTTGGCGCGGAGAGCCTTACGCCGGAAGGTGTCGACCGCAAGTACCTAGCCCGATTGATATTCAAGGACGACAGCGCCCGCGAACGGCTCGAGAACCTGGTGTACCCTTACCTGACGAAGTCCGTGGGGGATTTCCTCATGAGCGAAATTCCGGGTGGTTCGGGCGTGAAGTTCGTGGAGGCCGCCCTCTTTTCGCGTACACCCGAGATAGTCGCGATGCTCGATGAAATCTGGATTGTGAAGGCTCCGGAGGACGTGCGGCTTCGCAGGCTGATTGCCCGCGAGCTTGGCGAGGAGGATGCGCGGCTCCGCATTCAGAACCAGCGCGGGGTATGCGACGAATCGCTTTTCCCGGGCAAGTGCGTGCGAGTGCTCGAAAATGCGGAAGGAAAGCCCGCCATCGTGAACCAGCTGGATCAGCTCCTCCTGTAA
- a CDS encoding 4Fe-4S binding protein has product MKKLVHDRKICLACAGCVGICPKMALDMFGLDLQIDSEKCVRCGICVKACPVGALTITEVNDA; this is encoded by the coding sequence ATGAAGAAACTCGTTCACGACCGTAAAATCTGTCTCGCCTGCGCGGGCTGTGTAGGCATTTGCCCCAAGATGGCGCTCGACATGTTCGGGCTCGACCTGCAGATTGATTCTGAAAAGTGCGTGCGCTGTGGCATCTGCGTGAAGGCGTGCCCCGTCGGTGCGCTCACGATTACGGAGGTGAACGATGCTTGA
- a CDS encoding glycoside hydrolase family 9 protein, translating to MKKILLISAVAAPAIFAATAYQNQVGFMTNGLKQIAVVDAAGKDVVFKDKDGNAALTVKAPEASMWKPANEEASLVDFSELKTPGTYQAYVGDEAVGHPIVIADNALEDVTKASIKFFYFQRSSTALEEEYAGKYARAMGTPDTAVMYHESTGKEDLTATFNGAKGWYDAGDYGKYVVNSGISTYTLLQLYQQNKAYFDTLNLNIPESKNNVPDLLDEIRWNIEWMLTMQDDDGGVFHKLTTKQFAGMVLPEKSTKQRYAIGKSVTATWDFVGVTALAADIYKPFDPEFAEKCAKAAADARWWARNNPYAFFTQPSDVGTGSYTDGNAVDEQIWGATELYRISQKPEFLEDMHKYLLTKPRRKLQGWQTVYALAAFTIATNPQIFDEADVDSAKILIFTLADSYIEQMSNGYGLAIDNSDFYWGSNSVVANKGMVLIHAYILTKEQKYLDAAQGILDYLLGRNPLDLSYLTGWGVNQVMKPHHRPSQGDTVEVPVPGMLVGGPNSSADDCAKKLIDKDAPAKSYYDNSCSYATNEVAINWNAPFAYLVGSLQAITATGKVYEIGSDTPEKYDVDKIPFVKANFSKQAEGNRLVFKNGAVQVERKMRDGTVRYFNLRGKNLK from the coding sequence ATGAAAAAGATTCTCCTCATTTCGGCTGTCGCGGCACCCGCGATTTTTGCCGCAACGGCATACCAGAACCAGGTCGGATTCATGACCAACGGTCTAAAGCAGATTGCAGTGGTCGATGCCGCCGGCAAGGATGTCGTATTCAAGGACAAGGACGGCAATGCGGCCCTCACGGTGAAGGCTCCGGAAGCCTCCATGTGGAAGCCCGCCAACGAGGAAGCATCGCTCGTGGACTTTTCCGAACTCAAGACGCCGGGCACCTACCAGGCATACGTGGGCGACGAGGCCGTAGGCCACCCCATCGTGATTGCCGACAACGCGCTCGAAGACGTGACAAAGGCGTCCATCAAGTTCTTCTACTTCCAGCGTTCCTCCACCGCACTCGAAGAGGAATACGCGGGCAAGTACGCACGTGCCATGGGCACCCCGGATACCGCGGTCATGTACCACGAATCCACCGGCAAGGAAGACCTTACCGCCACATTCAATGGAGCAAAGGGCTGGTACGACGCGGGCGACTACGGCAAGTACGTCGTGAACTCGGGCATTTCGACCTACACCCTTCTGCAGCTCTACCAGCAGAACAAGGCCTACTTCGATACGCTCAACCTGAACATTCCCGAAAGCAAGAACAACGTGCCCGACCTGCTCGATGAAATCCGCTGGAACATCGAATGGATGCTCACCATGCAGGATGACGATGGCGGCGTGTTCCACAAGCTTACCACCAAGCAGTTTGCAGGCATGGTGCTCCCCGAAAAGTCCACCAAGCAGCGCTATGCCATCGGCAAGAGCGTGACAGCCACCTGGGACTTTGTGGGCGTTACCGCTCTCGCAGCCGACATCTACAAGCCCTTTGACCCCGAGTTTGCAGAAAAGTGCGCCAAGGCCGCCGCCGATGCCCGCTGGTGGGCCCGCAACAACCCGTACGCCTTCTTCACGCAGCCGAGCGACGTGGGAACGGGTTCCTACACCGATGGCAACGCGGTTGACGAACAGATCTGGGGCGCGACGGAACTCTACCGCATTTCCCAGAAGCCGGAATTCCTCGAAGACATGCACAAGTACCTGCTCACCAAGCCGCGCCGCAAGCTTCAGGGCTGGCAGACGGTTTACGCACTCGCAGCCTTCACTATCGCTACCAACCCGCAGATTTTCGACGAAGCTGACGTGGACTCCGCAAAGATTCTCATTTTCACCCTCGCCGACAGTTACATCGAGCAGATGAGCAACGGCTACGGCCTCGCCATCGACAACAGCGACTTCTATTGGGGTTCCAACAGCGTCGTTGCGAACAAGGGCATGGTACTCATTCACGCCTACATCCTGACCAAGGAACAGAAGTACCTCGACGCAGCACAGGGAATCCTCGACTACCTCCTGGGACGCAACCCGCTCGACCTTTCTTACCTTACGGGCTGGGGCGTGAACCAGGTCATGAAGCCTCACCACCGTCCGAGCCAGGGCGACACGGTTGAAGTTCCCGTGCCGGGAATGCTTGTGGGTGGCCCGAACTCCTCTGCCGACGACTGCGCCAAGAAGCTCATCGACAAGGATGCCCCGGCAAAGTCCTACTACGACAATTCCTGCAGCTACGCCACCAACGAAGTCGCCATCAACTGGAACGCTCCGTTTGCCTACCTGGTCGGTTCGCTCCAGGCGATTACCGCCACGGGCAAGGTCTACGAAATCGGTTCCGACACTCCGGAAAAATACGATGTCGACAAGATTCCCTTCGTGAAGGCAAACTTCAGCAAGCAGGCCGAAGGCAACCGCCTCGTGTTCAAGAACGGAGCGGTCCAGGTCGAACGGAAGATGCGCGACGGCACCGTCCGCTACTTCAACCTGCGCGGCAAGAACCTCAAGTAA
- a CDS encoding outer membrane lipoprotein carrier protein LolA: protein MKIRSLFIALCALGVLAVNSFAVTADEALKGSKEWFKSGKAWNLEFQVQIFYAESPDIVSQTGTLLVADADRFRLKVAGIEFVSDGESMWQYNPEQNQVLIKAIEDLSSAFHPSEMLFKYLECKAKELKEAEFNKQKLWVLKLDASKYAGQFDQMEVWLSKKDFSPVRLFTVDPAGNSSWYNILKLNVVKKVSPDDFKFKPGKDVDEIDMR from the coding sequence ATGAAAATTCGTAGTCTGTTTATTGCTTTGTGTGCGTTGGGCGTCTTGGCCGTCAATTCCTTCGCGGTTACCGCCGACGAGGCCCTCAAGGGCTCCAAGGAGTGGTTCAAGTCCGGCAAGGCCTGGAATCTCGAGTTCCAGGTGCAGATTTTTTATGCGGAGTCGCCCGATATCGTAAGCCAGACGGGAACGCTCCTGGTGGCCGATGCCGACAGGTTCCGCCTGAAGGTTGCGGGAATCGAGTTCGTGAGCGACGGCGAGAGCATGTGGCAGTACAACCCCGAACAGAACCAGGTGCTCATCAAGGCTATCGAGGACCTTTCTTCGGCGTTCCACCCCTCCGAGATGCTGTTCAAGTATTTGGAATGCAAGGCGAAGGAACTGAAGGAAGCGGAATTCAACAAGCAAAAGTTGTGGGTGCTAAAGCTCGACGCCTCAAAGTATGCGGGCCAGTTCGACCAGATGGAAGTATGGCTCTCGAAGAAGGACTTTTCGCCGGTGCGCCTGTTTACGGTTGACCCCGCGGGGAATTCCTCGTGGTACAACATTCTCAAACTGAACGTGGTAAAGAAGGTTTCGCCCGACGATTTCAAGTTTAAACCGGGCAAGGATGTCGACGAAATCGACATGAGGTAA
- a CDS encoding DMT family transporter, whose amino-acid sequence MSWLFLAFASAVFLGFYDLAKKKSVQDNAVRPVLCLCSAFYALFMLPVLFLGHCEPLSFHDHLLLMAKAVIVGLSWLFTYNAIAHMPLSISTTIRALAPLFTIMIAVGFMGERPFPLQWVGIAVCVCSYIGLSLAGRKEMGHFFSNGWVISMLLGTLLASCSGIYDKFILQRMNFEPLTVQVWFSVYMLAVQFITTAFTWYPTRKKTTPFKFRWSFLAVAALLIIADRCYFLAVGNPDALISIITVLRRSSVFISFVAGILIFRERKSKLKFLALLGIVAGLCLISLGKG is encoded by the coding sequence ATGTCATGGTTGTTTCTGGCTTTTGCGTCTGCAGTGTTTCTTGGTTTTTACGATTTGGCCAAGAAAAAGTCGGTGCAGGACAACGCTGTACGTCCGGTCCTTTGCCTGTGCAGCGCCTTCTATGCCCTCTTTATGCTCCCGGTCCTGTTCCTGGGGCACTGCGAACCCCTGTCGTTCCACGACCACCTGTTGCTGATGGCGAAGGCCGTCATCGTGGGGCTCAGCTGGCTGTTTACCTACAATGCCATCGCGCACATGCCGCTCAGTATTTCGACCACGATACGCGCGCTCGCCCCGCTCTTTACCATCATGATTGCGGTGGGGTTTATGGGGGAGCGCCCCTTCCCGCTCCAGTGGGTGGGGATTGCCGTCTGCGTGTGCTCGTACATCGGGCTGAGTCTCGCGGGCAGGAAGGAGATGGGGCACTTTTTCAGCAACGGCTGGGTGATTTCGATGCTCCTGGGCACGCTTCTTGCAAGTTGCAGCGGCATTTATGACAAATTCATATTGCAGCGCATGAACTTTGAACCCTTGACGGTGCAGGTGTGGTTCAGTGTCTATATGCTCGCGGTGCAGTTCATCACGACTGCGTTCACGTGGTACCCGACCCGCAAGAAGACGACCCCGTTCAAGTTCCGGTGGAGTTTCCTTGCTGTGGCGGCGCTCCTGATTATCGCAGACCGTTGCTATTTCCTTGCGGTGGGGAACCCCGATGCGCTGATTTCCATCATCACGGTGCTTCGCAGGTCGAGCGTGTTTATCAGCTTTGTGGCGGGAATCCTGATTTTCCGCGAACGCAAGAGCAAGCTCAAGTTCCTGGCCCTGCTCGGGATAGTCGCGGGTCTTTGCCTTATATCGCTCGGCAAGGGGTAG
- a CDS encoding DNA replication/repair protein RecF yields the protein MISSLSLAHVRSLDGREYRFVPGINVIHGKNGCGKTTVLEAVHLLAQGFSFRAHDLKELIAWNANEMILRGAFEYDGRELARAVQIGRYKNIVKENGEPLRAVSQFFGKAPAVIMQPSDIELLRGAPEIRRRWLDEILCFRSASNAKVLRDYRRVLQQRNQWLRQFKKEGAALGGEDLFHVLTEQLVALGAKLWAARISLSNEISPIITGYYRRLSGGVDTITCNYKSSILKDLDALDAAVFMDENELEAVAAESSPQYAPESCDAGENGAGQNGAGCNPNDACCAGSGSASDAPVSEEMLKNAFAEKLAGLEFIEKLQGITMSGPHKDDLALCASGYEMRSVGSQGQCRSAAIAMRFAAVDVAARYLTKPVLLLDDIFAELDVDRRGAVASLIREKDCQVLIATPQVEELPFTADAEISLSD from the coding sequence GTGATAAGTTCGCTGTCGCTAGCGCACGTCCGCAGTCTTGACGGGCGGGAATACCGCTTTGTACCCGGAATCAACGTGATTCATGGAAAGAACGGGTGCGGAAAGACTACGGTGCTGGAGGCAGTGCACCTGCTGGCGCAGGGGTTCTCGTTTCGGGCACACGACCTGAAGGAACTTATTGCCTGGAATGCGAACGAGATGATTCTGCGGGGCGCATTCGAGTACGACGGGCGTGAACTTGCGCGTGCTGTGCAGATTGGGCGTTACAAGAACATCGTGAAGGAAAACGGTGAGCCGTTGCGCGCGGTTTCGCAGTTTTTCGGGAAGGCGCCTGCGGTCATTATGCAGCCTTCTGACATAGAACTGCTGCGCGGTGCACCCGAAATACGCCGGCGCTGGCTCGACGAGATTCTGTGCTTTAGGTCGGCATCGAATGCGAAGGTGCTGCGCGACTACAGACGCGTATTGCAGCAGCGCAACCAGTGGCTTAGGCAGTTCAAGAAGGAAGGCGCGGCGCTCGGCGGCGAGGACTTGTTCCACGTGCTTACGGAGCAGCTTGTTGCGCTCGGGGCGAAGCTCTGGGCGGCGCGCATTAGCCTCTCGAACGAGATTTCCCCGATAATCACCGGATACTACAGGCGGCTCTCGGGCGGGGTGGATACCATTACCTGCAATTACAAGAGCTCCATCTTGAAGGATTTGGACGCGCTGGATGCGGCGGTGTTCATGGACGAGAATGAGCTGGAGGCGGTTGCTGCCGAAAGTAGCCCGCAGTACGCTCCGGAAAGTTGCGATGCGGGAGAAAATGGCGCAGGTCAAAATGGCGCTGGCTGCAATCCGAATGACGCTTGTTGTGCGGGTAGCGGCAGTGCGAGCGACGCTCCCGTGAGCGAAGAAATGCTGAAGAACGCCTTCGCAGAAAAACTCGCGGGCCTCGAGTTTATCGAAAAGTTGCAGGGAATCACGATGTCGGGCCCGCATAAGGACGACCTCGCGCTTTGTGCATCGGGCTACGAGATGCGTTCCGTGGGCTCGCAGGGGCAGTGCCGTTCCGCGGCGATCGCCATGCGCTTTGCTGCGGTGGATGTGGCTGCCCGCTACCTCACAAAACCGGTGCTCCTGCTTGACGATATATTCGCCGAACTTGACGTGGATCGCCGCGGGGCGGTCGCATCGCTCATCCGCGAGAAGGACTGCCAGGTGCTCATCGCCACCCCGCAGGTCGAGGAACTGCCGTTTACGGCGGATGCGGAAATAAGTTTAAGCGACTAG
- the mscL gene encoding large-conductance mechanosensitive channel protein MscL translates to MGIKGKASSLLEEFKAFAFKGNIVDMAIGVIIGGAFGKIVTSFVNDIVMPSVTAIIAMAGGKDAGEGLKALAYTTANGVTIPYGNFIGGIVDFLIVAIVVFFVMKKFLGFMQNMRKKEEAPAAPPAPPEPSAEEKLLTEIRDLLKK, encoded by the coding sequence ATGGGTATCAAAGGTAAAGCATCGTCCCTTCTCGAAGAGTTCAAGGCCTTCGCGTTCAAGGGCAACATCGTCGACATGGCCATCGGTGTTATCATCGGCGGCGCATTCGGTAAAATCGTCACCTCCTTCGTGAACGACATCGTGATGCCGAGCGTCACTGCCATCATCGCTATGGCCGGTGGCAAGGACGCGGGCGAAGGCCTCAAGGCTCTCGCCTACACCACCGCTAACGGCGTGACCATCCCGTACGGCAACTTCATCGGCGGCATCGTCGACTTCCTCATCGTCGCCATCGTGGTGTTCTTCGTGATGAAGAAGTTCCTCGGATTCATGCAGAACATGCGCAAGAAGGAAGAAGCCCCGGCCGCTCCTCCGGCTCCTCCTGAGCCGAGCGCCGAAGAAAAGCTCCTCACCGAAATCCGCGACCTGCTGAAGAAATGA